The stretch of DNA AGCGGCTCTCCATAATAGATGGCAAGCTTGGAGAACACCTTATAGCGGCCGACAATGGCTACCGGCACAACTTGTGCATGTGCCCGAAGCGCCAATACCGCGGCCCCTCTCTTGGCGGCCCCATCTTGACTGCGTCTTGTGCCTTCAGGGAAGATGCCCAGCACCTTGCCCTGCTTAAGCAAGGTCAACGCAGTCTTGATCGACTCCTTGCTTACCCCGCCGCGCTTAACCGGAAAAGCGCCCACAGCGCGAATCAGATAGCCGAGCACCGGAACTTTAAACAGCTCCTCCTTGGCCATAAAGTGAACGCGTCTGGTCAAGGGCAGCCCCACCAGCGGCGGATCCAGATTGCTGATGTGGTTGGAGCAAAGGATGATCGGTCCTTGCTCCGGTATATGGTCTCTTCCATGCACGCTCAGTCGGAACAATCCGTAATAGATCATCCTGCATAAAATTTTTCCAAGACCATATGTAACATTACTCATCCTGTTCGACTCCCCGGGCAATCGCTTCCGAGCAAATAGCAAGTATTTTCTCGGTTACTTCTTCTATGCTCATATCCGTGCTGTCAATTCGAATCGCATCCTCCGCCTGAACCAGTGGAGAATGCTCCCGATTGCGGTCCATCTCATCGCGTCGGGCGATGTCCTCCCGCAGCTCCTCCATCGTAGTCGATCCTTCCGGCAGTTCTTCAAAACGGCGTTGTGCGCGCTTCTCGACGCTGGCCGTCAAGTAAATCTTCACCTCGGCATCCGGA from Xylanibacillus composti encodes:
- a CDS encoding lysophospholipid acyltransferase family protein is translated as MSNVTYGLGKILCRMIYYGLFRLSVHGRDHIPEQGPIILCSNHISNLDPPLVGLPLTRRVHFMAKEELFKVPVLGYLIRAVGAFPVKRGGVSKESIKTALTLLKQGKVLGIFPEGTRRSQDGAAKRGAAVLALRAHAQVVPVAIVGRYKVFSKLAIYYGEPLDLSDCKDEEGNPSPDLATEKIMQAIQALLDAHGKQS